A region of the Serinicoccus profundi genome:
CGACGAAGTCGAGCTCCTGGGGCAGCCGCAGCGGGGCGAAGCCGTAGCCGGTGATCCCGAGCCGGGACAGGTGCTTGTTGTCGGTGCCGCCGGAGAGGCAGTAGGGCAGCACGTGCGCCCCGGGGTCCTCCTTGAGCAGGGCCCGCTTCATCGAGTCGACGAGCTCGCCGCTGCTGGGCGCCTCGAGGGCGACATCCTTGTGCTCGATCTCGACCTCGACGTGCTCCCCCGCCAGCCGGCGGATGGTGTCGAGCAGCTCGTCCTCGTGCCCGGGCAGGAAGCGGCAGTCCAGAGAGGCCGAGGCGCTCTGCGGGATGACGTTCATCTTGTAGCCGGAGTCGAGCATGGAGAAGTTGGAGGTGTCCTGCAAGGTGCCCTCGACGAACCGTCGGGCGCCGCCGAGGCGGGCGAGCATGTCCTCGACCCCCTCCTCGTTCCACGACTCCCCCGTGACCTGGGCCACACCGTCGAAGAGCTCGCGGACCGAGGCGATGTAGGTCCGCGGCCACGGGTGGGCGTCGATCCGGGCGATCGCCTCGGCGAGGCGCACGATGGCGTTCTCCTCGTTGGGGACCGAGCCGTGTCCCGCGCGGCCCGTCGCGTGCAGCCGCAGCCACGCGATGCCCTTCTCCGCGGTCTGCAGCAGGTAGGCCCGCGTCGGCGCGCCCGTCGCCTTGTCCGGCAGCGTGATGGAGAAGCCCCCGACCTCGCTGATCGCCTCGGTGCAGCCCTCGAACCACTCCGGGTGCTCGGCGACGACGTGGCCGGCCCCCTGGACACCCCCGGCCTCCTCGTCGGCGAAGAACGCCCACACGATGTCGCGCGGCGGCTTCTCCCCCGAGCGAGCCAGCTGGCGCAGGGTCGCGAGGAGCATGGCGTCCATGTCCTTCATGTCGACCGCACCACGACCCCAGATCATGCCGTCCTTCTCCTCGGCCCCGAACGGGTCGACCGACCAGTCGGAGGCCTCCGCGGGGACGACGTCGAGGTGACCGTGGAGCACGA
Encoded here:
- a CDS encoding M20/M25/M40 family metallo-hydrolase; translated protein: MTSMTDDLGPSSTAEEEAVRICKELIRIDTSNYGDGSGPGERAAAEYVVELLREVGLDPQVTAPADHPERTSVVVRTPGRDSSRPGLVLHGHLDVVPAEASDWSVDPFGAEEKDGMIWGRGAVDMKDMDAMLLATLRQLARSGEKPPRDIVWAFFADEEAGGVQGAGHVVAEHPEWFEGCTEAISEVGGFSITLPDKATGAPTRAYLLQTAEKGIAWLRLHATGRAGHGSVPNEENAIVRLAEAIARIDAHPWPRTYIASVRELFDGVAQVTGESWNEEGVEDMLARLGGARRFVEGTLQDTSNFSMLDSGYKMNVIPQSASASLDCRFLPGHEDELLDTIRRLAGEHVEVEIEHKDVALEAPSSGELVDSMKRALLKEDPGAHVLPYCLSGGTDNKHLSRLGITGYGFAPLRLPQELDFVGMFHGVDERVPVDAIRFGTRVLGQLVADC